A genomic region of Antennarius striatus isolate MH-2024 chromosome 16, ASM4005453v1, whole genome shotgun sequence contains the following coding sequences:
- the engase gene encoding cytosolic endo-beta-N-acetylglucosaminidase isoform X4: protein MMGGYLDDRFIQGTAAERPFAFYHWQHIDIFNYFTHNLVTVPPAVWTNAAHRHGVVVLGTFITEWDDGAATCEAFLRDEESYRGVADKLVQISCCYGFDGWLVNIENPLSEVAVRNTELFLRYLSDQMHERVSGSLVLWYDSVTRDGRLKWQNELNESNRMFFDACDGFFTNYNWTEQSLEWMRDYSGVRGRQADIYVGIDVFARGEVVGGMFDTNKALQVVRKHNFSAAIFAPGWVYEALRDRTEFRRNQDRFWALLSEHLSVHRLASPLPFTSSFCQGFGDTFYWKGQREQQQSWFHLSAQEVQPWYYHSPLEGGGWLRTRGCPEDAWSGGCSLLLEGLLPATHTSPVSARIFSLDVPLPPRTLLTLIHRPSAGVSVSLDLKTGDPRVCPDGGVQDGTLTSVSPVVLEGGHDVVTLFSQLCGGLTPGGWTVRCSMLEGRGCTLREVGVSIQREGAPQDTPFSCRLGEIRLLDASSLRAPPERVGGLCVYDVVWLRGAGPAPDSTRPHLRLNATLRWTCPMERVHHFRVYWRRLRGPDPRAPPGPLALVGRAYSHLFRVTELLVPEAPALLELLVEPVVRSGFLVPEGQWGRRRLSYTEGGDAVEV from the exons ATGATGGGCGGTTACCTGGACGACAG GTTCATTCAGGGGACCGCTGCAGAGAGACCGTTTGCTTTCTACCACTGGCAGCACATCGACATTTTCAACTACTTCACACACAACCTGGTGACGGTTCCTCCTGCTGTGTGGACCAACGCTGCTCACAGACACGGGGTCGTCGTTCTTG gGACGTTCATCACAGAGTGGGATGATGGAGCTGCGACATGTGAAGCCTTCCTGAGGGACGAGGAATCGTACCGGGGGGTGGCCGACAAACTGGTGCAGATTAGCTGCTGCTACGGCTTCGACGGCTGGCTGGTCAACATAGAGAACCCCCTCAGT GAAGTAGCGGTGAGGAACACGGAGCTGTTCCTGCGCTACCTGAGCGACCAGATGCACGAGCGCGTGTCGGGCAGCCTGGTGCTCTGGTACGACAGCGTGACCAGGGACGGCCGTCTGAAGTGGCAGAACGAGCTCAACGAGTCCAACAG GATGTTCTTTGACGCGTGTGACGGGTTCTTCACCAACTACAACTGGACGGAGCAGAGCCTGGAGTGGATGAGGGACTACagcggggtcagaggtcgccaGGCGGACATCTATGTGGGGATCGATGTATTCGCCCGCGgagaggtggtgggggggatgTTTGACACTAATAAG gcGCTGCAGGTTGTCAGGAAACACAACTTCTCTGCTGCCATCTTCGCCCCTGGGTGGGTGTACGAAGCCCTCAGAGACAGGACGGAGTTCCGCAGGAACCAGGACAG gttctGGGCTCTCCTCTCTGAACACCTGTCTGTCCACCGGCTGGCCTCACCGCtgcccttcacctcctccttctgCCAGGGCTTTGGGGACACCTTCTACTGGAAGGGacag cgtgagcagcagcagagctggTTCCACCTGAGCGCCCAGGAGGTCCAGCCCTGGTACTACCACAGccccctggagggggggggctggctgAGGACCCGGGGCTGCCCAGAGGACGCCTGGAGCGGGGGCTgctctctgctgctggagggaCTCCTCCCCGCCACCCACACCTCTCCAGTCAGCGCCAG GATCTTCTCCCTGGACGTCCCTCTGCCCCCCCGGACCCTGCTGACCCTCATCCACCGGCCCTCTGCTGGGGTGTCAGTGTCCCTGGACCTGAAGACAGGAGACCCCAGGGTGTGTcctgatgggggggttcaggacGGCACAC tcaccAGCGTGTCTCCTGTGGTCCTGGAGGGGGGTCATGATGTGGTgaccctgttctctcagctgtGTGGGGGCCTGACCCCCGGGGGCTGGACTGTCAG GTGTTCCATGCTGGAGGGGCGTGGCTGCACCCTGAGAGAGGTCGGCGTCAGCATCCAGCGGGAGGGGGCGCCCCAGGACACGCCCTTCAGCTGCAGGCTGGGGGAGATCAGG CTCCTGGACGCCTCCAGCCTGCGGGCCCCCCCTGAGCGTGTTGGGGGCCTGTGTGTTTATGACGTGGTGTGGCTGCGTGGCGCCGGCCCCGCCCCAGACTCCACCCGCCCCCACCTGCGCCTGAACGCCACTCTGCGCTGGACGTGTCCCATGGAGCGCGTCCACCACTTCAGGGTGTACTGGAGGCGGCTGAGGGGCCCCGACCCACGGGCCCCCCCGGGTCCGCTGGCCCTGGTGGGCCGGGCGTACTCTCACCTGTTCAGGGTGACGGAGCTGCTGGTGCCAGAGGCCCCCgccctgctggagctgctggtggagcCGGTGGTCAGGAGCGGGTTCCTGGTGCCAGAGGGCCAATGGGGGAGAAGAAGGCTCAGCTACACGGAGGGGGGGGACGCAGTAGAGGTTTGA
- the engase gene encoding cytosolic endo-beta-N-acetylglucosaminidase isoform X2: MASNADGNQPEGQKAPDGGERAGVGVEEGRTDGTRLESCLDQPMDSDGVHEVVRFTHSPLPDRHYDGDTTEPVSAALHTLGELLSWDRREANPFNVAAVPLAPREPPLASCPCRTLVSHDMMGGYLDDRFIQGTAAERPFAFYHWQHIDIFNYFTHNLVTVPPAVWTNAAHRHGVVVLGTFITEWDDGAATCEAFLRDEESYRGVADKLVQISCCYGFDGWLVNIENPLSEVAVRNTELFLRYLSDQMHERVSGSLVLWYDSVTRDGRLKWQNELNESNRMFFDACDGFFTNYNWTEQSLEWMRDYSGVRGRQADIYVGIDVFARGEVVGGMFDTNKALQVVRKHNFSAAIFAPGWVYEALRDRTEFRRNQDRFWALLSEHLSVHRLASPLPFTSSFCQGFGDTFYWKGQREQQQSWFHLSAQEVQPWYYHSPLEGGGWLRTRGCPEDAWSGGCSLLLEGLLPATHTSPVSARIFSLDVPLPPRTLLTLIHRPSAGVSVSLDLKTGDPRVCPDGGVQDGTLTSVSPVVLEGGHDVVTLFSQLCGGLTPGGWTVRCSMLEGRGCTLREVGVSIQREGAPQDTPFSCRLGEIRLLDASSLRAPPERVGGLCVYDVVWLRGAGPAPDSTRPHLRLNATLRWTCPMERVHHFRVYWRRLRGPDPRAPPGPLALVGRAYSHLFRVTELLVPEAPALLELLVEPVVRSGFLVPEGQWGRRRLSYTEGGDAVEV; this comes from the exons ATGGCATCGAATGCGGACGGAAACCAGCCGGAGGGACAGAAAGCCCCGGACGGGGGGGAGAGAGCTGgagtgggggtggaggagggcaGAACCGACGGAACCAG GCTGGAATCCTGTTTGGATCAACCAATGGACTCAGACGGTGTTCATGAAGTGGTCCGGTTCACCCACTCACCTCTACCAG ACAGACACTATGACGGTGACACCACGGAGCCCGTCAGCGCTGCTCTCCACACGCTGGGGGAGCTGCTGTCGTGGGACAGACGTGAGGCCAACCCCTTCAACGTGGCCGCCGTCCCTCTGGCGCCCCGGGAGCCCCCCCTGGCCAGCTGTCCATGTCGGACTTTGGTGTCTCATGACATGATGGGCGGTTACCTGGACGACAG GTTCATTCAGGGGACCGCTGCAGAGAGACCGTTTGCTTTCTACCACTGGCAGCACATCGACATTTTCAACTACTTCACACACAACCTGGTGACGGTTCCTCCTGCTGTGTGGACCAACGCTGCTCACAGACACGGGGTCGTCGTTCTTG gGACGTTCATCACAGAGTGGGATGATGGAGCTGCGACATGTGAAGCCTTCCTGAGGGACGAGGAATCGTACCGGGGGGTGGCCGACAAACTGGTGCAGATTAGCTGCTGCTACGGCTTCGACGGCTGGCTGGTCAACATAGAGAACCCCCTCAGT GAAGTAGCGGTGAGGAACACGGAGCTGTTCCTGCGCTACCTGAGCGACCAGATGCACGAGCGCGTGTCGGGCAGCCTGGTGCTCTGGTACGACAGCGTGACCAGGGACGGCCGTCTGAAGTGGCAGAACGAGCTCAACGAGTCCAACAG GATGTTCTTTGACGCGTGTGACGGGTTCTTCACCAACTACAACTGGACGGAGCAGAGCCTGGAGTGGATGAGGGACTACagcggggtcagaggtcgccaGGCGGACATCTATGTGGGGATCGATGTATTCGCCCGCGgagaggtggtgggggggatgTTTGACACTAATAAG gcGCTGCAGGTTGTCAGGAAACACAACTTCTCTGCTGCCATCTTCGCCCCTGGGTGGGTGTACGAAGCCCTCAGAGACAGGACGGAGTTCCGCAGGAACCAGGACAG gttctGGGCTCTCCTCTCTGAACACCTGTCTGTCCACCGGCTGGCCTCACCGCtgcccttcacctcctccttctgCCAGGGCTTTGGGGACACCTTCTACTGGAAGGGacag cgtgagcagcagcagagctggTTCCACCTGAGCGCCCAGGAGGTCCAGCCCTGGTACTACCACAGccccctggagggggggggctggctgAGGACCCGGGGCTGCCCAGAGGACGCCTGGAGCGGGGGCTgctctctgctgctggagggaCTCCTCCCCGCCACCCACACCTCTCCAGTCAGCGCCAG GATCTTCTCCCTGGACGTCCCTCTGCCCCCCCGGACCCTGCTGACCCTCATCCACCGGCCCTCTGCTGGGGTGTCAGTGTCCCTGGACCTGAAGACAGGAGACCCCAGGGTGTGTcctgatgggggggttcaggacGGCACAC tcaccAGCGTGTCTCCTGTGGTCCTGGAGGGGGGTCATGATGTGGTgaccctgttctctcagctgtGTGGGGGCCTGACCCCCGGGGGCTGGACTGTCAG GTGTTCCATGCTGGAGGGGCGTGGCTGCACCCTGAGAGAGGTCGGCGTCAGCATCCAGCGGGAGGGGGCGCCCCAGGACACGCCCTTCAGCTGCAGGCTGGGGGAGATCAGG CTCCTGGACGCCTCCAGCCTGCGGGCCCCCCCTGAGCGTGTTGGGGGCCTGTGTGTTTATGACGTGGTGTGGCTGCGTGGCGCCGGCCCCGCCCCAGACTCCACCCGCCCCCACCTGCGCCTGAACGCCACTCTGCGCTGGACGTGTCCCATGGAGCGCGTCCACCACTTCAGGGTGTACTGGAGGCGGCTGAGGGGCCCCGACCCACGGGCCCCCCCGGGTCCGCTGGCCCTGGTGGGCCGGGCGTACTCTCACCTGTTCAGGGTGACGGAGCTGCTGGTGCCAGAGGCCCCCgccctgctggagctgctggtggagcCGGTGGTCAGGAGCGGGTTCCTGGTGCCAGAGGGCCAATGGGGGAGAAGAAGGCTCAGCTACACGGAGGGGGGGGACGCAGTAGAGGTTTGA
- the engase gene encoding cytosolic endo-beta-N-acetylglucosaminidase isoform X3 — MASNADGNQPEGQKAPDGGERAGVGVEEGRTDGTSRLESCLDQPMDSDGVHEVVRFTHSPLPDRHYDGDTTEPVSAALHTLGELLSWDRREANPFNVAAVPLAPREPPLASCPCRTLVSHDMMGGYLDDRFIQGTAAERPFAFYHWQHIDIFNYFTHNLVTVPPAVWTNAAHRHGVVVLGTFITEWDDGAATCEAFLRDEESYRGVADKLVQISCCYGFDGWLVNIENPLSEVAVRNTELFLRYLSDQMHERVSGSLVLWYDSVTRDGRLKWQNELNESNRMFFDACDGFFTNYNWTEQSLEWMRDYSGVRGRQADIYVGIDVFARGEALQVVRKHNFSAAIFAPGWVYEALRDRTEFRRNQDRFWALLSEHLSVHRLASPLPFTSSFCQGFGDTFYWKGQREQQQSWFHLSAQEVQPWYYHSPLEGGGWLRTRGCPEDAWSGGCSLLLEGLLPATHTSPVSARIFSLDVPLPPRTLLTLIHRPSAGVSVSLDLKTGDPRVCPDGGVQDGTLTSVSPVVLEGGHDVVTLFSQLCGGLTPGGWTVRCSMLEGRGCTLREVGVSIQREGAPQDTPFSCRLGEIRLLDASSLRAPPERVGGLCVYDVVWLRGAGPAPDSTRPHLRLNATLRWTCPMERVHHFRVYWRRLRGPDPRAPPGPLALVGRAYSHLFRVTELLVPEAPALLELLVEPVVRSGFLVPEGQWGRRRLSYTEGGDAVEV, encoded by the exons ATGGCATCGAATGCGGACGGAAACCAGCCGGAGGGACAGAAAGCCCCGGACGGGGGGGAGAGAGCTGgagtgggggtggaggagggcaGAACCGACGGAACCAG CAGGCTGGAATCCTGTTTGGATCAACCAATGGACTCAGACGGTGTTCATGAAGTGGTCCGGTTCACCCACTCACCTCTACCAG ACAGACACTATGACGGTGACACCACGGAGCCCGTCAGCGCTGCTCTCCACACGCTGGGGGAGCTGCTGTCGTGGGACAGACGTGAGGCCAACCCCTTCAACGTGGCCGCCGTCCCTCTGGCGCCCCGGGAGCCCCCCCTGGCCAGCTGTCCATGTCGGACTTTGGTGTCTCATGACATGATGGGCGGTTACCTGGACGACAG GTTCATTCAGGGGACCGCTGCAGAGAGACCGTTTGCTTTCTACCACTGGCAGCACATCGACATTTTCAACTACTTCACACACAACCTGGTGACGGTTCCTCCTGCTGTGTGGACCAACGCTGCTCACAGACACGGGGTCGTCGTTCTTG gGACGTTCATCACAGAGTGGGATGATGGAGCTGCGACATGTGAAGCCTTCCTGAGGGACGAGGAATCGTACCGGGGGGTGGCCGACAAACTGGTGCAGATTAGCTGCTGCTACGGCTTCGACGGCTGGCTGGTCAACATAGAGAACCCCCTCAGT GAAGTAGCGGTGAGGAACACGGAGCTGTTCCTGCGCTACCTGAGCGACCAGATGCACGAGCGCGTGTCGGGCAGCCTGGTGCTCTGGTACGACAGCGTGACCAGGGACGGCCGTCTGAAGTGGCAGAACGAGCTCAACGAGTCCAACAG GATGTTCTTTGACGCGTGTGACGGGTTCTTCACCAACTACAACTGGACGGAGCAGAGCCTGGAGTGGATGAGGGACTACagcggggtcagaggtcgccaGGCGGACATCTATGTGGGGATCGATGTATTCGCCCGCGgagag gcGCTGCAGGTTGTCAGGAAACACAACTTCTCTGCTGCCATCTTCGCCCCTGGGTGGGTGTACGAAGCCCTCAGAGACAGGACGGAGTTCCGCAGGAACCAGGACAG gttctGGGCTCTCCTCTCTGAACACCTGTCTGTCCACCGGCTGGCCTCACCGCtgcccttcacctcctccttctgCCAGGGCTTTGGGGACACCTTCTACTGGAAGGGacag cgtgagcagcagcagagctggTTCCACCTGAGCGCCCAGGAGGTCCAGCCCTGGTACTACCACAGccccctggagggggggggctggctgAGGACCCGGGGCTGCCCAGAGGACGCCTGGAGCGGGGGCTgctctctgctgctggagggaCTCCTCCCCGCCACCCACACCTCTCCAGTCAGCGCCAG GATCTTCTCCCTGGACGTCCCTCTGCCCCCCCGGACCCTGCTGACCCTCATCCACCGGCCCTCTGCTGGGGTGTCAGTGTCCCTGGACCTGAAGACAGGAGACCCCAGGGTGTGTcctgatgggggggttcaggacGGCACAC tcaccAGCGTGTCTCCTGTGGTCCTGGAGGGGGGTCATGATGTGGTgaccctgttctctcagctgtGTGGGGGCCTGACCCCCGGGGGCTGGACTGTCAG GTGTTCCATGCTGGAGGGGCGTGGCTGCACCCTGAGAGAGGTCGGCGTCAGCATCCAGCGGGAGGGGGCGCCCCAGGACACGCCCTTCAGCTGCAGGCTGGGGGAGATCAGG CTCCTGGACGCCTCCAGCCTGCGGGCCCCCCCTGAGCGTGTTGGGGGCCTGTGTGTTTATGACGTGGTGTGGCTGCGTGGCGCCGGCCCCGCCCCAGACTCCACCCGCCCCCACCTGCGCCTGAACGCCACTCTGCGCTGGACGTGTCCCATGGAGCGCGTCCACCACTTCAGGGTGTACTGGAGGCGGCTGAGGGGCCCCGACCCACGGGCCCCCCCGGGTCCGCTGGCCCTGGTGGGCCGGGCGTACTCTCACCTGTTCAGGGTGACGGAGCTGCTGGTGCCAGAGGCCCCCgccctgctggagctgctggtggagcCGGTGGTCAGGAGCGGGTTCCTGGTGCCAGAGGGCCAATGGGGGAGAAGAAGGCTCAGCTACACGGAGGGGGGGGACGCAGTAGAGGTTTGA
- the engase gene encoding cytosolic endo-beta-N-acetylglucosaminidase isoform X1: MASNADGNQPEGQKAPDGGERAGVGVEEGRTDGTSRLESCLDQPMDSDGVHEVVRFTHSPLPDRHYDGDTTEPVSAALHTLGELLSWDRREANPFNVAAVPLAPREPPLASCPCRTLVSHDMMGGYLDDRFIQGTAAERPFAFYHWQHIDIFNYFTHNLVTVPPAVWTNAAHRHGVVVLGTFITEWDDGAATCEAFLRDEESYRGVADKLVQISCCYGFDGWLVNIENPLSEVAVRNTELFLRYLSDQMHERVSGSLVLWYDSVTRDGRLKWQNELNESNRMFFDACDGFFTNYNWTEQSLEWMRDYSGVRGRQADIYVGIDVFARGEVVGGMFDTNKALQVVRKHNFSAAIFAPGWVYEALRDRTEFRRNQDRFWALLSEHLSVHRLASPLPFTSSFCQGFGDTFYWKGQREQQQSWFHLSAQEVQPWYYHSPLEGGGWLRTRGCPEDAWSGGCSLLLEGLLPATHTSPVSARIFSLDVPLPPRTLLTLIHRPSAGVSVSLDLKTGDPRVCPDGGVQDGTLTSVSPVVLEGGHDVVTLFSQLCGGLTPGGWTVRCSMLEGRGCTLREVGVSIQREGAPQDTPFSCRLGEIRLLDASSLRAPPERVGGLCVYDVVWLRGAGPAPDSTRPHLRLNATLRWTCPMERVHHFRVYWRRLRGPDPRAPPGPLALVGRAYSHLFRVTELLVPEAPALLELLVEPVVRSGFLVPEGQWGRRRLSYTEGGDAVEV, from the exons ATGGCATCGAATGCGGACGGAAACCAGCCGGAGGGACAGAAAGCCCCGGACGGGGGGGAGAGAGCTGgagtgggggtggaggagggcaGAACCGACGGAACCAG CAGGCTGGAATCCTGTTTGGATCAACCAATGGACTCAGACGGTGTTCATGAAGTGGTCCGGTTCACCCACTCACCTCTACCAG ACAGACACTATGACGGTGACACCACGGAGCCCGTCAGCGCTGCTCTCCACACGCTGGGGGAGCTGCTGTCGTGGGACAGACGTGAGGCCAACCCCTTCAACGTGGCCGCCGTCCCTCTGGCGCCCCGGGAGCCCCCCCTGGCCAGCTGTCCATGTCGGACTTTGGTGTCTCATGACATGATGGGCGGTTACCTGGACGACAG GTTCATTCAGGGGACCGCTGCAGAGAGACCGTTTGCTTTCTACCACTGGCAGCACATCGACATTTTCAACTACTTCACACACAACCTGGTGACGGTTCCTCCTGCTGTGTGGACCAACGCTGCTCACAGACACGGGGTCGTCGTTCTTG gGACGTTCATCACAGAGTGGGATGATGGAGCTGCGACATGTGAAGCCTTCCTGAGGGACGAGGAATCGTACCGGGGGGTGGCCGACAAACTGGTGCAGATTAGCTGCTGCTACGGCTTCGACGGCTGGCTGGTCAACATAGAGAACCCCCTCAGT GAAGTAGCGGTGAGGAACACGGAGCTGTTCCTGCGCTACCTGAGCGACCAGATGCACGAGCGCGTGTCGGGCAGCCTGGTGCTCTGGTACGACAGCGTGACCAGGGACGGCCGTCTGAAGTGGCAGAACGAGCTCAACGAGTCCAACAG GATGTTCTTTGACGCGTGTGACGGGTTCTTCACCAACTACAACTGGACGGAGCAGAGCCTGGAGTGGATGAGGGACTACagcggggtcagaggtcgccaGGCGGACATCTATGTGGGGATCGATGTATTCGCCCGCGgagaggtggtgggggggatgTTTGACACTAATAAG gcGCTGCAGGTTGTCAGGAAACACAACTTCTCTGCTGCCATCTTCGCCCCTGGGTGGGTGTACGAAGCCCTCAGAGACAGGACGGAGTTCCGCAGGAACCAGGACAG gttctGGGCTCTCCTCTCTGAACACCTGTCTGTCCACCGGCTGGCCTCACCGCtgcccttcacctcctccttctgCCAGGGCTTTGGGGACACCTTCTACTGGAAGGGacag cgtgagcagcagcagagctggTTCCACCTGAGCGCCCAGGAGGTCCAGCCCTGGTACTACCACAGccccctggagggggggggctggctgAGGACCCGGGGCTGCCCAGAGGACGCCTGGAGCGGGGGCTgctctctgctgctggagggaCTCCTCCCCGCCACCCACACCTCTCCAGTCAGCGCCAG GATCTTCTCCCTGGACGTCCCTCTGCCCCCCCGGACCCTGCTGACCCTCATCCACCGGCCCTCTGCTGGGGTGTCAGTGTCCCTGGACCTGAAGACAGGAGACCCCAGGGTGTGTcctgatgggggggttcaggacGGCACAC tcaccAGCGTGTCTCCTGTGGTCCTGGAGGGGGGTCATGATGTGGTgaccctgttctctcagctgtGTGGGGGCCTGACCCCCGGGGGCTGGACTGTCAG GTGTTCCATGCTGGAGGGGCGTGGCTGCACCCTGAGAGAGGTCGGCGTCAGCATCCAGCGGGAGGGGGCGCCCCAGGACACGCCCTTCAGCTGCAGGCTGGGGGAGATCAGG CTCCTGGACGCCTCCAGCCTGCGGGCCCCCCCTGAGCGTGTTGGGGGCCTGTGTGTTTATGACGTGGTGTGGCTGCGTGGCGCCGGCCCCGCCCCAGACTCCACCCGCCCCCACCTGCGCCTGAACGCCACTCTGCGCTGGACGTGTCCCATGGAGCGCGTCCACCACTTCAGGGTGTACTGGAGGCGGCTGAGGGGCCCCGACCCACGGGCCCCCCCGGGTCCGCTGGCCCTGGTGGGCCGGGCGTACTCTCACCTGTTCAGGGTGACGGAGCTGCTGGTGCCAGAGGCCCCCgccctgctggagctgctggtggagcCGGTGGTCAGGAGCGGGTTCCTGGTGCCAGAGGGCCAATGGGGGAGAAGAAGGCTCAGCTACACGGAGGGGGGGGACGCAGTAGAGGTTTGA